In a single window of the Melioribacteraceae bacterium genome:
- a CDS encoding methylated-DNA--[protein]-cysteine S-methyltransferase — MAKDKDDFFDRVFKVVAKIPNGKVTTYGAIAEACGIKSSARTVGWALNSAKNSSLPCHRVVNRYGALTGKVHFGDLNLMQDLLVSEGIEFDKKGCVKMKKHFWQPSIKINN; from the coding sequence TTGGCTAAAGATAAAGATGATTTTTTTGATAGAGTATTCAAAGTTGTTGCGAAAATTCCAAATGGTAAAGTAACCACTTATGGCGCAATTGCAGAAGCGTGCGGAATAAAATCATCTGCACGAACTGTCGGCTGGGCTTTAAATAGCGCAAAGAATAGTTCATTACCGTGTCATAGGGTTGTAAATAGATATGGCGCTTTGACAGGTAAAGTTCATTTTGGTGATCTAAATTTGATGCAGGACTTATTGGTAAGTGAGGGAATTGAATTTGATAAAAAAGGCTGCGTAAAAATGAAAAAACATTTTTGGCAGCCCTCTATAAAAATAAATAATTAA
- a CDS encoding secondary thiamine-phosphate synthase enzyme YjbQ, with amino-acid sequence MKFYTEHLWFNTSKKREYINITGEVENALLKSGIKEGMILVSAMHITAGVYVNDAEHGLIQDIDEWLEKLAPFKEDYRHHRTGEDNGDAHLKSLLIHHEVIVPVTNGKLDFGPWQQVYYAEFDGQRRKRLLIKVMGE; translated from the coding sequence ATGAAATTCTACACAGAGCATCTCTGGTTTAATACTTCAAAGAAGAGGGAATACATAAATATTACTGGGGAAGTTGAAAACGCATTATTAAAAAGCGGTATTAAGGAGGGGATGATTTTAGTATCCGCAATGCATATAACAGCCGGTGTTTATGTTAACGATGCTGAGCATGGATTAATTCAGGATATTGATGAATGGCTGGAAAAGCTTGCTCCTTTCAAAGAAGACTACCGGCATCATCGCACAGGAGAGGATAATGGCGATGCTCACCTTAAAAGTTTATTGATTCATCACGAGGTTATTGTCCCAGTCACAAATGGTAAGCTTGATTTTGGTCCATGGCAGCAAGTTTATTATGCCGAGTTTGATGGACAGAGGCGAAAAAGACTATTAATTAAAGTAATGGGTGAATGA
- a CDS encoding 2-oxoacid:ferredoxin oxidoreductase subunit beta, producing MENNINSTTVEKKYTAKDFSSGIDVKWCPGCGDYSILAQVQRTAPDFGENLENIVWVSGIGCSSRFPYYMSTYGFHSIHGRAAAVATGVKLANPKLQVWVATGDGDMLSIGGNHFIHACRRNIDLKVLMFNNRIYGLTKGQFSPTSEKGKVTKSSPYGTVDFPFNSLRLAAGSGATFIARSLDRDTKHLQEMISRASKHKGFAFIEIYQNCPIFNDGAYFPLTEKETKQDNVIFLEHDKPMVFGANRDKGIKLDGLNAVIVDLNDGKHSINDLLVHDEFDPNPTREFILARFSDMPDFPVPIGVFRQFTKPTFNQEYENQIKNVIAKKKPGTYESLMFTENTWEVS from the coding sequence ATGGAAAATAATATAAATAGCACTACTGTTGAAAAAAAATATACCGCAAAAGATTTCTCATCAGGCATCGATGTTAAATGGTGCCCGGGTTGCGGCGATTATTCAATCCTTGCTCAAGTTCAGAGAACCGCGCCCGATTTTGGGGAGAATCTTGAGAACATTGTTTGGGTTTCAGGTATTGGATGCTCAAGCCGTTTCCCATATTATATGAGTACTTATGGCTTTCACAGCATTCATGGTAGAGCCGCGGCAGTTGCTACCGGTGTTAAATTAGCTAACCCGAAATTACAAGTCTGGGTTGCCACCGGTGATGGTGATATGCTTAGTATTGGTGGTAATCACTTCATTCATGCTTGCAGAAGAAATATTGATCTTAAAGTTCTCATGTTTAACAATAGAATTTACGGTTTAACTAAGGGACAATTTTCTCCAACTTCTGAAAAAGGAAAAGTTACAAAATCGTCCCCCTACGGAACTGTAGATTTTCCCTTTAATTCATTGAGACTTGCGGCAGGCTCCGGTGCAACATTTATTGCAAGATCGTTGGATCGCGATACCAAACATCTTCAAGAGATGATTAGCAGAGCATCAAAACATAAAGGATTTGCGTTTATTGAGATTTATCAGAACTGCCCAATTTTTAATGATGGCGCGTATTTCCCGCTTACCGAAAAAGAAACTAAGCAGGACAATGTCATTTTCCTTGAGCATGATAAACCAATGGTTTTTGGCGCCAATAGAGATAAAGGGATAAAGCTTGATGGATTAAATGCCGTAATTGTTGATCTGAATGATGGTAAGCATTCTATAAATGATTTGTTGGTTCATGATGAATTTGATCCGAATCCAACTAGAGAATTTATTTTAGCCAGATTCTCCGATATGCCCGATTTTCCAGTCCCGATTGGAGTATTCCGTCAATTTACTAAACCTACTTTTAACCAGGAATATGAAAATCAAATTAAGAATGTGATCGCCAAAAAGAAACCTGGTACTTATGAATCTTTGATGTTTACCGAAAACACCTGGGAAGTTAGTTAA
- a CDS encoding cyclic nucleotide-binding domain-containing protein, which yields MSSMKMYRKDEVIAAEGDKAKCFYVLVDGKIGVFKNKHKIVEYSKPGVIVGELSRILNRPRNADIIALEDSNLLSIEGEIEEIIRVYPDISKKLIKTLAERLADSTK from the coding sequence ATGTCATCAATGAAAATGTATAGAAAAGATGAAGTAATTGCCGCAGAAGGCGATAAGGCTAAATGTTTTTATGTTTTGGTTGATGGCAAAATTGGAGTATTTAAAAACAAACATAAAATTGTTGAGTACTCAAAACCGGGAGTAATTGTGGGTGAGTTGAGCCGTATCCTTAATCGTCCTCGTAATGCCGATATTATTGCTCTCGAAGATTCTAACCTATTGTCGATTGAGGGAGAAATTGAAGAGATAATTAGAGTTTATCCCGATATCTCAAAGAAATTAATTAAAACTCTTGCCGAAAGATTAGCCGATTCAACAAAATAA
- a CDS encoding PspC domain-containing protein produces MEKKLMRSRRVKVFGGVCGGLASYFNIDPILVRVIFVVLAITHGIGLLLYIILWIVVPEEPFELAYPFNPDPPNNPDQPNNSTNNLNDLYQVEKRSSSGRLIFGIVLIAIGLLFMVERYFFIFDFSDIFPIVLIIIGASLLINSLKK; encoded by the coding sequence ATGGAAAAGAAATTGATGCGTTCGAGAAGAGTAAAAGTATTTGGGGGCGTGTGCGGCGGATTGGCGAGTTATTTTAATATCGATCCAATATTAGTGCGAGTTATTTTTGTGGTTTTGGCAATTACTCATGGAATTGGTTTATTGTTATATATCATTCTGTGGATTGTAGTACCGGAAGAACCGTTCGAATTAGCTTACCCATTTAATCCTGATCCCCCGAACAATCCGGATCAACCTAATAATTCAACCAATAATTTGAATGATTTATACCAAGTTGAGAAGAGAAGTAGTTCGGGTCGACTCATATTTGGGATTGTGCTGATTGCTATAGGATTGCTGTTTATGGTAGAACGGTATTTCTTCATCTTCGATTTTTCTGATATTTTTCCGATAGTATTAATTATAATTGGTGCTTCATTATTAATTAATTCGTTGAAAAAGTGA
- a CDS encoding leucyl aminopeptidase has product MFFKIKLLPKNDHLKIKDGSAIVKFLFDDENLEKNFDSFFSLFNENLTKKQKSIFLKKDETELLKYSSSNHEYLYFVKKIKFGEEFSIDFFRNYFAGLTQSLNNKDIEDVHIIVPAFNKFEKYFRDEEYFIQSMGEGILLGNYNFDEYKSDKKKTNLLNVHFHYNNQKVLKVGINRAEKIVDAVFFSRDLTNEPAVTLTPDEFAKRAKGELTKHGVKVTIWDKKELQKRKMKAILSVGSASNNEPKMIILNYKSKRKVVKKIALVGKGVCYDSGGLSIKPTAGMLEMKADMAGGALVVGVVKAAALLNLPIEIVGVIPAVENMISGNSYKPGDVIGSASGKTIEVKDTDAEGRIILADALHYASQQKPDEIIDFATLTGAIAVALGLFTAGLFSKNDQIAEKLISSSKITHEKIWRMPFDDEFKTQLKSDIADVSNLGARWGGAITAGKFLEYFVDPKIPWAHLDIAGPALKHEFTNYTKNWDTGFGVRLIVNYLMQ; this is encoded by the coding sequence ATGTTTTTTAAGATAAAGTTGCTCCCCAAAAATGATCACTTAAAAATTAAAGATGGATCGGCAATTGTAAAATTCTTATTTGATGATGAGAATTTGGAGAAAAACTTCGATTCATTTTTCTCCCTCTTTAACGAAAATTTGACAAAGAAACAAAAGTCTATCTTCCTCAAAAAAGATGAAACTGAATTATTAAAGTATTCGAGTAGTAATCACGAATATCTATACTTCGTCAAAAAAATAAAATTTGGTGAAGAATTCTCGATCGACTTTTTCCGAAATTATTTTGCCGGATTGACCCAATCATTAAATAATAAAGATATTGAAGATGTCCACATTATTGTACCCGCATTCAATAAATTTGAAAAATATTTCAGAGATGAAGAATATTTTATTCAAAGTATGGGGGAGGGGATTCTTTTAGGCAATTACAATTTTGATGAATATAAAAGTGATAAAAAGAAAACTAATTTGTTAAATGTTCACTTTCATTACAATAATCAAAAAGTATTAAAAGTAGGAATTAATAGAGCAGAGAAAATTGTTGATGCAGTTTTCTTCAGCAGAGATTTAACAAATGAGCCAGCGGTGACATTAACCCCAGATGAATTTGCTAAACGCGCAAAAGGAGAGTTAACGAAGCATGGAGTAAAAGTTACAATATGGGATAAAAAGGAACTCCAAAAAAGAAAGATGAAGGCTATTCTATCAGTCGGTTCAGCCAGCAATAATGAGCCGAAGATGATTATCCTTAATTATAAATCAAAAAGAAAAGTCGTAAAAAAAATAGCTCTGGTAGGGAAAGGAGTATGTTATGATTCGGGAGGTTTATCAATTAAACCTACAGCCGGAATGCTGGAAATGAAAGCTGATATGGCGGGAGGAGCACTTGTTGTTGGCGTGGTTAAAGCGGCGGCTTTGCTTAATTTACCAATTGAAATTGTTGGAGTAATTCCCGCGGTAGAAAATATGATTAGTGGCAATAGTTACAAACCGGGTGATGTAATTGGATCTGCTTCCGGTAAAACGATTGAAGTTAAAGATACTGACGCAGAAGGTAGAATTATACTTGCAGATGCTCTCCATTACGCATCACAACAGAAACCTGATGAGATAATTGATTTTGCTACATTAACCGGAGCAATTGCTGTAGCGCTTGGATTATTTACAGCCGGACTTTTTTCAAAGAATGATCAGATCGCTGAAAAATTAATTTCATCTTCAAAAATTACACACGAAAAAATATGGCGCATGCCATTCGATGATGAATTTAAAACACAGCTTAAAAGTGATATTGCTGATGTGAGTAATTTAGGTGCAAGGTGGGGCGGTGCTATTACTGCCGGGAAGTTCCTTGAATACTTTGTCGATCCAAAAATACCTTGGGCTCATCTTGATATTGCGGGCCCCGCATTGAAACATGAATTCACAAATTATACTAAAAATTGGGATACCGGTTTTGGCGTAAGACTGATTGTTAATTATTTAATGCAATAA
- a CDS encoding NAD+ synthase, with the protein MKIAVCQFNPIIGDIKGNSEKILALYDRAIKEKADIAVLPELSICGYPPLDLVEKSEFRNAVHNATGELASKTGETALLFGTITEDFEDEIGTGVYNSAALCYDGKIQFIQCKTLLPNYDVFDEVRYFESAKDVCIHEFKGEKLGISICEDIWNDADYWKHRRYTKDPIKKLIKQKASLLINISASPYAFGKRIQRYEMLSTLTRTEGIPLAYVCCVGAQTELIFDGASMCLDNNGKLVKLGNCFDEDFFIFDTNKKYEPIGNIEDEFEPEVLKALITGLKDYGVKTGFNKALVGLSGGIDSAIVTYIAVEAFGKENVHVVMMPSKYSSEGSVIDSENLIKNLGISSNKISIQPMVDTALEMLTPAFLNKKEDVTEENLQSRVRGLYLMALANKHGYLLCTTGNKSEIATGYATLYGDMCGALAVIGDVYKTQVYRIAEYINKNNEIIPREIIDKAPSAELRHDQKDQDTLPPYELLDEILRMYLEEQKESYEISSAVGDEDTVNKVLKMIDKNEFKRRQAAPVLRVSTKAFGYGRRFPIVQNWRK; encoded by the coding sequence ATGAAAATAGCTGTCTGCCAATTTAATCCAATCATCGGCGATATTAAGGGTAACTCCGAGAAAATACTTGCTTTATACGATAGGGCAATTAAAGAAAAAGCTGATATTGCCGTACTACCTGAACTTTCTATTTGTGGTTATCCTCCACTAGATCTGGTAGAAAAAAGTGAATTCAGAAATGCTGTTCATAATGCCACAGGCGAGTTAGCCTCTAAAACAGGAGAGACCGCTCTTCTTTTTGGAACAATTACTGAAGATTTTGAAGATGAAATTGGAACAGGTGTCTATAATTCTGCCGCCCTATGTTATGATGGAAAAATTCAATTTATTCAGTGTAAAACCCTTCTGCCAAACTACGATGTTTTCGATGAAGTAAGATACTTTGAATCGGCAAAAGATGTTTGCATCCATGAGTTTAAGGGGGAAAAGTTAGGTATCTCTATTTGTGAAGATATTTGGAATGATGCCGATTATTGGAAGCACCGCAGATATACAAAAGATCCAATTAAAAAATTGATAAAGCAAAAAGCCTCATTATTAATAAATATTTCCGCTAGCCCTTATGCGTTTGGTAAAAGAATTCAGCGGTATGAAATGCTTTCAACTCTAACCAGAACCGAAGGAATACCCCTTGCTTATGTATGCTGTGTTGGTGCTCAAACCGAATTAATTTTTGATGGCGCGAGTATGTGCCTTGATAATAATGGCAAATTAGTTAAACTTGGCAACTGTTTTGACGAAGACTTTTTTATTTTTGATACAAATAAGAAATATGAACCGATTGGAAATATTGAAGATGAATTTGAACCTGAAGTTCTAAAAGCCTTAATTACCGGACTTAAAGATTATGGAGTGAAAACTGGTTTTAACAAAGCTTTGGTTGGTTTAAGTGGTGGAATCGATTCGGCGATTGTAACATATATTGCGGTTGAAGCTTTTGGTAAAGAAAATGTTCACGTTGTAATGATGCCCTCAAAATATTCAAGCGAGGGGAGTGTAATCGATTCAGAGAACCTAATTAAGAATCTGGGCATCTCATCGAATAAAATTTCAATTCAACCTATGGTTGATACAGCATTAGAAATGCTCACTCCGGCATTCTTAAATAAAAAAGAAGATGTGACAGAGGAGAATCTGCAGTCCCGCGTGCGCGGATTATATTTGATGGCACTGGCAAATAAACATGGATATCTTCTCTGTACAACTGGCAATAAATCTGAAATTGCAACCGGCTACGCAACATTATATGGCGATATGTGTGGTGCATTAGCTGTAATTGGTGATGTTTATAAAACCCAGGTTTATCGTATTGCCGAGTATATAAATAAAAATAATGAAATAATTCCACGAGAGATAATTGATAAAGCTCCTTCTGCGGAATTGCGCCACGATCAAAAAGATCAGGATACTTTACCTCCTTATGAGTTATTGGATGAAATATTGAGGATGTATCTTGAAGAGCAAAAAGAATCTTATGAAATTTCTTCCGCAGTTGGCGATGAGGATACAGTAAATAAAGTATTAAAAATGATTGACAAAAATGAATTTAAAAGAAGGCAAGCCGCTCCGGTTCTTAGAGTCTCAACCAAAGCTTTTGGTTATGGGAGGAGATTCCCCATAGTTCAGAACTGGAGAAAATAG
- a CDS encoding bifunctional oligoribonuclease/PAP phosphatase NrnA has product MYSKNFTLLKDLLVSHNSFLITSHINPDADALGSEIALYFILKKLGKQAFVVNHSETPYNLQFLDEENIIQRYDEQEADKYFNSEVLIVLDLNHPNRTKSMEKRINDFKGIKICIDHHQNPAEFFNYIFGGTEYSSTGEIIYELIEKTSLVEVDQKIAFQIYAAIMTDTGSFRFERTSSRIHNIIAELLDKGVNPTQVYDQIFNRFKFGRIKLLGKALTSVTIDETGKIAWMVINQNDLIETQTEEADVEGFVNFCLTIDGVQIAILLYELNDGVKISFRSKGSIPVNKLAESFNGGGHFNASGARLFDVEIHKLIEKVIKEAKKYLIS; this is encoded by the coding sequence ATGTACTCAAAAAATTTTACTCTGCTCAAAGATTTATTAGTTAGTCACAATTCTTTCTTAATTACCTCACACATTAATCCTGATGCCGATGCATTGGGTTCAGAGATAGCTTTATATTTTATTCTGAAAAAATTAGGTAAGCAGGCATTTGTAGTTAATCATAGTGAAACCCCTTATAATCTTCAATTTCTCGACGAAGAAAATATTATTCAAAGATATGATGAACAAGAAGCCGATAAATATTTTAATTCGGAAGTTTTAATAGTATTGGATTTGAATCATCCAAACCGTACGAAAAGTATGGAAAAAAGGATAAATGATTTTAAGGGAATAAAAATTTGTATAGATCATCATCAAAATCCCGCTGAATTTTTCAACTATATTTTTGGTGGAACAGAGTATAGTTCTACCGGGGAAATTATTTATGAATTAATTGAAAAAACTTCTCTCGTTGAAGTGGATCAAAAAATTGCGTTTCAGATTTATGCCGCAATTATGACCGATACCGGATCATTCCGATTTGAAAGAACTAGTTCACGAATTCATAACATAATTGCTGAATTATTAGACAAGGGGGTAAATCCCACTCAAGTTTATGATCAGATATTTAATCGATTCAAATTTGGGCGTATTAAACTATTGGGGAAAGCTTTAACCTCAGTCACAATTGATGAGACCGGAAAAATTGCTTGGATGGTGATTAATCAAAATGATTTAATAGAGACACAAACCGAAGAAGCTGATGTTGAAGGATTCGTAAATTTTTGTTTGACGATTGATGGCGTGCAGATCGCGATTCTACTTTATGAATTAAATGATGGGGTAAAAATAAGCTTTCGCTCAAAAGGGAGTATCCCGGTAAATAAATTGGCAGAAAGTTTTAACGGCGGAGGGCATTTCAATGCTTCGGGCGCTCGTTTGTTCGATGTTGAGATTCATAAGCTAATTGAAAAAGTAATTAAAGAAGCAAAAAAATATTTAATAAGTTAA
- the dsbD gene encoding protein-disulfide reductase DsbD — protein sequence MKKRLIIIYLLMVNIILFGQFGGNANKVSVQLIPVQDIAVQGSQFNVIIKANIEDTWHINSHTPNDDFLIASTIVSDDPRFPFAKVIFPTPKDLDFEFSDNPVSVFEGTIRIGISINIDENMPVGNYKIPITLRYQACNDQTCLPPTNITDTLNLNINEKSASAKSINEEEAEGIDFSSISVDKTEDGVASMLESSGLLLGLIFVFLGGLALNLTPCVYPLIPITIGYFGGQSEGRTSRLFVLGILYVLGMALTYSIIGVITALSGAIFGALLQNPFVIVGIALLFIILALSQFGVYEFKLPDSWVMKAGGAKSGIFGAFFMGLTMGVVAAPCIGPFVLGLVTYVAAKGDPLFGFLMFFTMALGLGLPYLILALFSGKIKNLPRAGLWMEGVKHIFGFLLIGMAIYFIAPIMPKVFAEYSLPVFGIIAALILLFYDKKGNNITSFKIFKIIFSVIVIIISIWSIIPQEKVSPDWKEFSYEKYQSSINANERMIIDFYADWCIPCKELDALTFSDLSVVEESKRFTAYKVDMTQTLSDETEELRNKFNIIGMPTVLIIDSEGNEIHRLTGFVNAEEFLKLLKEIK from the coding sequence ATGAAAAAACGGCTTATTATTATTTACCTATTGATGGTTAATATAATATTGTTTGGGCAGTTTGGTGGAAATGCAAATAAAGTTTCAGTTCAATTAATTCCCGTGCAAGATATTGCAGTTCAAGGATCGCAATTTAATGTAATAATAAAAGCAAATATTGAAGATACTTGGCATATAAACTCACATACACCAAATGATGATTTTTTAATTGCTAGTACTATAGTTTCAGATGATCCTCGCTTTCCTTTTGCCAAGGTAATATTTCCAACTCCAAAGGATTTAGATTTTGAATTTTCCGATAATCCAGTCTCGGTATTCGAAGGAACAATCAGAATCGGTATTTCAATAAATATAGATGAAAATATGCCGGTTGGTAATTATAAAATTCCGATTACACTTCGCTACCAGGCTTGCAACGATCAAACTTGTTTACCGCCGACTAATATTACCGATACTCTTAATTTAAATATCAATGAAAAATCGGCATCAGCAAAAAGTATTAATGAGGAAGAAGCCGAAGGAATCGATTTCTCCTCTATTTCAGTTGATAAAACTGAAGATGGTGTCGCTTCAATGCTTGAATCAAGCGGGTTGCTTCTTGGATTAATCTTCGTATTTCTTGGTGGATTGGCTTTAAATCTTACTCCCTGCGTTTACCCTTTAATACCAATTACAATTGGTTATTTTGGAGGACAGAGCGAGGGGAGAACAAGCCGTTTATTTGTTTTGGGGATTCTTTATGTACTTGGAATGGCGTTAACCTATTCTATAATTGGTGTTATTACCGCATTAAGCGGAGCAATTTTTGGAGCGCTTCTTCAAAATCCATTTGTAATCGTCGGTATTGCCTTACTATTTATAATTTTAGCCTTAAGCCAATTTGGAGTTTACGAATTCAAATTACCTGATTCGTGGGTGATGAAGGCCGGTGGTGCTAAAAGTGGAATCTTTGGCGCATTCTTTATGGGTCTTACAATGGGCGTGGTTGCGGCCCCATGTATTGGTCCTTTTGTATTAGGACTTGTAACATACGTTGCCGCAAAAGGGGATCCACTATTCGGTTTTCTTATGTTCTTCACAATGGCTTTAGGGCTTGGGTTACCATATTTAATATTGGCGCTGTTCTCAGGGAAAATTAAAAATCTCCCGAGAGCCGGATTGTGGATGGAAGGGGTAAAACATATCTTCGGATTTTTGCTAATAGGAATGGCTATATATTTTATTGCTCCAATTATGCCAAAAGTATTCGCGGAATACTCTCTTCCAGTATTCGGGATTATTGCCGCCTTAATTCTTTTATTTTATGATAAAAAAGGAAATAATATTACCAGCTTTAAAATTTTCAAGATAATCTTTTCGGTGATTGTGATTATTATTTCAATTTGGTCTATCATTCCTCAAGAAAAAGTTTCTCCCGATTGGAAGGAATTTAGTTACGAGAAATATCAATCATCAATTAATGCTAATGAAAGAATGATAATTGACTTTTATGCAGATTGGTGCATTCCTTGTAAAGAACTTGACGCATTGACATTTTCTGATTTATCGGTCGTTGAAGAATCCAAAAGATTCACAGCATATAAAGTTGATATGACACAGACATTATCTGACGAAACTGAGGAATTGAGGAATAAATTCAACATTATTGGGATGCCTACAGTTTTAATAATTGATTCTGAGGGGAATGAAATTCACAGATTAACGGGTTTTGTGAATGCGGAGGAATTTTTAAAGTTATTAAAAGAAATAAAATAG
- a CDS encoding 2-oxoacid:acceptor oxidoreductase subunit alpha, translating into MAKSIQTIEDVTVRFAGDSGDGMQLTGSQFTDTAAALGNDLSTLPDFPAEIRAPAGSISGVSGFQLHFGSSDIQTPGDSPDVLVAMNPAALKVNVGDLKQNATIIVNSNSFDTKNLKLADYKTNPLEDGSLAAFNVITVPLTQLTMSATEELNLSLKEREKCKNFFALGLMYWIYNRPFEGTLDWLTKKFAKKPDILEANQRALKAGYYYGETTETFTTRFDVKPAKLPKGIYRNIAGNEAVALGFVTAALKSGLKLFLGSYPITPASEILQELSKYKEFGVITFQAEDEIAGIASAIGASFAGNLGITTTSGPGFSLKIEAMGLAVITELPLVIVNVQRGGPSTGLPTKTEQADLLQALYGRHGEAPLVVIAAQSPVDCFFSAIEASKIALEHMTPVVLLTDGYLAFGSEPLNIPKFEDIIPINVKQRTDAEGFYPYQRDENFVRPWAVPGTPGLEHRIGGLEKKDVYGSISYEPMNHEIMIKNRAKKIENIANFIPDAEVDGDSSGELLVVSWGSTYGSIKEGIRNLRADGKKISHLHLRHLNPFPKNLGAILNNFEKIVVPELNCGQLSTVLKSTFLKDVISYNKVQGRPFKVAEIENKLLEVLGGNNGK; encoded by the coding sequence ATGGCAAAATCAATTCAAACTATCGAAGATGTAACCGTAAGATTTGCAGGGGATTCCGGTGACGGAATGCAATTAACCGGATCGCAATTCACAGATACAGCAGCAGCTTTAGGTAATGATTTAAGCACGCTTCCCGATTTCCCGGCTGAAATTAGAGCCCCCGCCGGTTCAATTTCTGGTGTGAGCGGATTTCAACTTCATTTCGGAAGCAGTGATATACAAACTCCCGGCGATTCTCCCGATGTTCTTGTAGCTATGAATCCAGCGGCGTTAAAAGTAAATGTAGGCGATCTCAAACAGAACGCGACCATAATTGTTAACTCTAATAGTTTTGATACAAAAAACTTAAAATTAGCCGATTATAAAACTAATCCGCTGGAAGATGGTTCTCTTGCCGCATTTAATGTAATTACAGTTCCGCTTACTCAATTAACAATGAGTGCTACAGAAGAATTAAATCTTTCCTTAAAAGAGAGAGAAAAGTGCAAAAACTTTTTTGCGCTTGGTTTAATGTATTGGATCTATAACAGACCGTTTGAGGGGACACTCGATTGGTTAACAAAAAAATTCGCCAAGAAACCGGATATCCTTGAAGCTAACCAGCGCGCATTAAAAGCAGGGTATTATTATGGTGAAACTACCGAAACATTCACCACAAGATTTGATGTAAAACCCGCAAAACTTCCTAAAGGAATATATCGAAACATTGCAGGTAACGAAGCGGTTGCTCTCGGATTTGTAACCGCAGCTCTTAAAAGCGGATTAAAATTATTTTTGGGCTCTTACCCAATTACACCTGCCTCAGAAATTTTGCAAGAATTAAGTAAGTACAAAGAATTTGGTGTAATTACATTTCAGGCTGAAGATGAGATTGCGGGTATTGCTTCTGCAATAGGAGCCTCCTTCGCGGGTAATCTTGGAATTACGACTACTTCAGGTCCAGGATTCTCACTCAAAATTGAAGCGATGGGTTTAGCAGTAATTACAGAACTTCCACTTGTGATAGTTAATGTTCAACGTGGTGGTCCGAGTACCGGTCTCCCAACCAAAACGGAACAAGCCGATTTACTGCAAGCATTATATGGTCGTCATGGTGAAGCTCCTCTAGTTGTTATTGCTGCACAAAGCCCGGTAGATTGTTTCTTCTCTGCTATCGAAGCATCAAAAATAGCATTAGAGCATATGACTCCGGTTGTATTGTTAACTGATGGATATCTTGCATTTGGTTCTGAACCGTTGAATATTCCAAAGTTTGAAGATATAATTCCAATTAATGTTAAACAGAGAACAGATGCTGAGGGATTTTACCCATACCAACGTGATGAAAATTTCGTGCGTCCATGGGCAGTACCTGGAACCCCCGGTCTTGAACATAGAATTGGCGGTCTGGAAAAGAAAGATGTTTATGGTAGTATTAGTTATGAACCAATGAATCATGAAATAATGATTAAAAACCGTGCAAAAAAGATTGAGAACATCGCAAACTTTATACCTGACGCAGAAGTGGACGGAGACAGCTCCGGCGAATTATTAGTAGTTAGCTGGGGAAGTACATATGGATCAATTAAAGAAGGAATAAGGAATTTGCGTGCTGATGGGAAAAAGATTTCACATCTTCACCTTCGCCATTTAAATCCATTCCCGAAAAATTTGGGTGCAATACTTAATAATTTTGAAAAAATTGTGGTGCCGGAACTTAACTGCGGACAATTGTCAACAGTACTCAAAAGTACATTTCTGAAGGATGTAATTTCCTATAATAAAGTTCAGGGAAGACCATTTAAGGTGGCCGAGATTGAGAATAAATTATTAGAGGTGTTAGGAGGCAATAATGGAAAATAA